A genomic window from Meleagris gallopavo isolate NT-WF06-2002-E0010 breed Aviagen turkey brand Nicholas breeding stock chromosome 30, Turkey_5.1, whole genome shotgun sequence includes:
- the LOC100545609 gene encoding mucin-16-like: MDSYPWSIGPSFLGCATTAFRSVRQGDNTGVDLVCSYRKEPSSPDLDRVGLYHEVSNKTRAISRLGPYSLDRTSLYVNGYNEQPVTQPVTPNYNEPHDLSLEKPFNTQSLGQIIQQFTVNFTITNLRFTTDLGRSHSAKFNSTKKIMQHYIDLLLRKSSIGPDFIGCKVILFRSVTNRDSTAVDSICSYGNGSQVPNFDKATVYQELRSMTNNITKLGIYKLDKESLYVNGYNEPFQRSHLSVTTAPSPATSHFTLNFTLTNLQYTADLDAPNSRRFISTEKVIKHYIDPLFKRSSISSVYTGCKVMRFRSGRHRGDTGVDAVCSYKNNVSMARFDRETVYHELSSMTNGITKLGHYSLEKNSLHVNGKHA; encoded by the exons ATGGATTCCTACCCTTGGAG CATTGGCCCCAGTTTCCTTGGGTGTGCAACCACAGCCTTCAG GTCCGTGAGGCAAGGCGACAACACAGGCGTGGACCTCGTCTGCAGCTACAGGAAGGAGCCCTCCAGCCCTGACTTGGACAGGGTGGGCCTTTACCACGAAGTGAGCAACAAGACCAGAGCCATCTCGCGCCTGGGCCCCTACAGCCTGGACAGGACCAGCCTCTACGTCAACG GTTACAACGAACAGCCAGTGACGCAGCCAGTGACGCCCA attaCAATGAACCACATGATCTGTCAT tGGAAAAGCCATTCAACACACAAAGCCTGGGACAAATAATACAGCAATTCACAGTGAACTTCACCATAACCAACCTCAGGTTCACTACAGACCTAGGGAGATCACATTCTGCTAAATTCAATTCTACCAAGAAAATAATGCAACATTAT ATTGACCTTCTGCTTCGGAAAAGTAGCATTGGCCCTGACTTCATTGGCTGCAAAGTAATACTATTCAG GTCAGTGACAAATAGAGATAGCACAGCAGTAGACAGCATCTGCAGCTACGGAAATGGCTCCCAAGTGCCCAATTTTGACAAAGCTACAGTTTATCAAGAACTAAGGAGCATGACAAACAACATCACCAAATTAGGAATCTATAAACTGGATAAGGAGAGCCTCTATGTCAACG GTTATAACGAACCATTCCAGAGATCAC ATCTGAGCGTAACTACTGCTCCAAGCCCAGCAACCAGCCATTTCACACTTAATTTCACCTTGACCAACCTCCAATATACTGCAGATCTGGATGCACCAAATTCCCGCAGATTCATTTCCACAGAGAAAGTTATCAAACATTAC attgACCCTCTGTTCAAAAGAAGCAGCATAAGCTCTGTCTACACTGGATGTAAAGTGATGAGATTTAG GTCTGGGAGACAcaggggtgacacaggtgtGGATGCTGTCTGCAGCTACAAAAACAACGTCAGCATGGCCAGGTTTGACAGAGAAACAGTTTATCATGAGCTGAGCTCCATGACAAATGGCATCACCAAACTAGGGCActacagcctggagaagaacaGTCTGCATGTTAATGGTAAGCATGCATAA
- the LOC109363700 gene encoding mucin-16-like, with the protein MVSSDPYHRSDPQKPLPCFICCKNKSTLPFFNLGFHLTDTATTRKPVLNKAPAITGYKLSFRIVNENLTNPDSQSPEYKAALESISKKLNQLYHQSNLQDQFLNCSITRLRAGSIVVDCNCFFQQEPNINRAVVERAFQNGTSNTTGLWLGSSYQLQEFSVDGLELAIEAATDKTPLKSEKESFRLKFRITNLPYSPELQDSRSQMYQESKEKIEKELNVFRSSSMKDFFAGCTVESFGPVHGKPYTSITSVCKFTRDPFSRTLQKQEVNEELQRLTDGFTKLGPTYELDEQSLVVEDYSSLTTAEQDSKRSELQFWAIILICIFALLGFILLLLLCFLVSCPFALIPHFWL; encoded by the exons ATGGTATCTTCTGATCCCTACCATAGGAGTGACCCCCAGAAGCCACTTCCATGCTTT AtctgctgtaaaaataaaagcactctacctttttttaatttaggttTCCACCTCACAGACACAGCTACCACCAGAAAGCCTGTCTTGAATAAAGCTCCAGCCATAACAGGATACAAACTGAGCTTTAGAATAGTCAATGAAAACTTAACTAACCCAGACTCTCAGTCTCCAGAATACAAAGCAGCACTGGAAAGCATCAGTAAGAAG ctgaacCAATTATACCATCAGAGCAACCTGCAAGACCAGTTCCTAAACTGCAGTATCACAAGACTAAG GGCTGGATCCATAGTGGTTGACTGCAATTGCTTCTTCCAGCAAGAGCCCAACATCAACAGGGCTGTGGTTGAAAGGGCTTTTCAGAATGGGACTTCAAATACAACTGGACTGTGGTTGGGAAGCAGCTATCAGTTGCAAGAATTCTCAGTAGATG GCTTGGAACTAGCAATTGAAGCAGCAACTGACAAAACACCTCTCAAGTCTGAGAAAGAGAGCTTCAGATTAAAATTCAGAATCACCAACCTTCCATACTCCCCAGAACTGCAGGACTCCAGGTCACAGATGTACCaagagagcaaagagaaaattgaGAAAGAG CTCAATGTATTCAGAAGTAGTAGCATGAAGGACTTCTTTGCTGGCTGTACCGTGGAGAGTTTTGG GCCAGTCCATGGGAAACCTTACACAAGCATCACCTCTGTCTGCAAATTCACACGTGATCCCTTCTCAAGGACTTTACAAAAGCAAGAGGTGAATGAGGAGCTGCAGCGCTTGACAGATGGGTTCACCAAGCTGGGCCCCACCTATGAGCTGGATGAGCAGAGTTTAGTGGTTGAAG attaCTCTTCACTCACAACAGCAGAACAAGACTCCAAAAGATCTG AGCTTCAGTTCTGGGCAATAATCCTCATCTGCATTTTTGCCCTGCTTGGGTTCATTCTCCTGCTGTTGTTATGCTTCCTGGTAAGTTGCCCTTTTGCTCTCATACCTCACTTCTGGCTATAA
- the LOC104914672 gene encoding actin-like protein 9, which produces MSQFGRFCPSPLRGIHCPALFPRQCSEMERPHESGTGTSQDGDSLQTESYSTIFMLHECHPDELELGSVSSFSSSTVNYSSSEGLSMCPVVIDTGTRSCRAGFSGYHSPSAEVSTLVGHRMGSEEARAGVVIGEEALLYPDTKTTEVMHNGFIMDWEAAESLWKYLLERELRVNPEDHALLLTEPLFSPTSSRENMAEVAFEVLGTPGLFVSPQSVLSAYAHGKISALVLDMGHEATRVVPVLEGRSMACSSKQTDVAGRCLTWYLSTLLEDMGHVLNKGMTHMVEGIKRACCYIADDFQRECLLPPSSHAIDISLPNGITLTLSKERFQCPEVLFNPPPSWGDSFVSIQETVQKSVAQLPEEITPTMCANIVLCGGSSLFKGLQKRLCNELLDQLPSRTTIKVGGSELRRHAAWTGGSILASLCNFQSCWIRRDEYCEVGPRIVHQKCF; this is translated from the exons ATGTCACAGTTTGGCAGATTCTGCCCAAGCCCACTCAGGGGAATTCACTGCCCAGCTCTGTTTCCCAGGCAATGTTCTGAGATGGAGAGGCCACATGAAAGTGGGACGGGGACTTCCCAAGATGGGGACTCTCTACAGACAGAGAGCTATTCCACAATCTTTATGCTCCATGAATGCCACCCAGATGAGCTGGAGCTAGGCTCTGTCAGCAGCTTCTCCTCCAGTACTGTCAACTACTCCAGCAGTGAGGGCCTGAGCATGTGTCCAGTTGTGATTGATACGGGCacaaggagctgcagagcagggtTTTCTGGATATCATTCCCCCAGCGCTGAGGTCAGCACCCTGGTGGGCCACCGCATGGGCTCAGAAGAAGCCAGGGCTGGGGTGGTTATTGGAGAGGAGGCATTGCTGTACCCTGACACTAAAACCACAGAGGTAATGCACAATGGCTTCATCATGGACTGGGAGGCAGCTGAAAGCCTATGGAAGTACCTCCTTGAACGTGAGCTTCGGGTGAACCCTGAGGACCATGCGCTGCTCCTCACAGAGCCGCTGTTCAGCCCCACCAGCAGCCGGGAGAACATGGCAGAGGTGGCCTTCGAGGTGCTGGGCACTCCAGGTCTCTTTGTGTCCCCTCAGTCGGTCCTCTCTGCTTATGCACATGGCAAGATCAGTGCTCTGGTGCTGGATATGGGCCACGAGGCCACCCGTGTCGTGCCAGTGCTGGAGGGCAGGAGCATGGCATGCAGCTCCAAGCAGACAGATGTGGCAGGAAGGTGCCTTACGTGGTACCTTTCAACTCTTCTGGAGGACATGGGGCACGTGCTCAACAAGGGGATGACCCACATGGTGGAGGGCATCAAGCGTGCGTGCTGCTACATTGCTGACGACTTCCAAAGAGAGTGTCTCCTCCCACCCAGCTCCCATGCCATCGATATTTCCCTGCCCAATGGGATAACACTTACCCTCAGCAAGGAGCGCTTCCAGTGCCCAGAGGTGCTCTTCAACCCTCCGCCCAGCTGGGGAGATTCCTTCGTGAGCAtccag GAGACAGTGCAGAAGAGCGTTGCGCAGCTCCCGGAGGAAATCACACCCACCATGTGTGCCAATATCGTCCTGTGTGGGGGCTCCTCACTCTTCAAGGGGCTGCAGAAGAGGCTGTGCAATGAGCTCCTGGACCAGCTGCCATCCAGAACTACTATAAAGGTGGGGGGCTCAGAGCTGCGGCGACATGCAGCGTGGACAGGGGGATCCATCCTCGCCTCACTCTGCAACTTCCAGTCGTGTTGGATCCGCCGTGATGAGTACTGTGAGGTAGGGCCACGCATCGTCCACCAGAAGTGCTTCTGA